A genomic window from Silene latifolia isolate original U9 population chromosome Y, ASM4854445v1, whole genome shotgun sequence includes:
- the LOC141631424 gene encoding uncharacterized protein LOC141631424, with translation MNKVEVFGLMETRVKITNSAAIIRNFPFYSVINNYSHHYNGRIWVFLDSRKITLLNSRFHDQLIHLHILHHSSNQTIFVTMVYGSNDGGDRDRGLEERIGPNPHSLTEIMAFNKCLLDCSLDDAHSFGLEHTWTNKREPTVRIWSRLDRVLLNSDWLIQFPTTNVQVLPSGISDHSPLLVEVKNGYKIRRQFSYLNCWEDYKDYRDSVTAAWDLPVKGNHIFRLFTKLKNVKSNLISLHKNHYTGISQKVIVARKELETSQRMLQDSPLEPILLEHEKELLAKYLILRNTERRSLLQRAKIQDIKFKDASTSYFFSRIAARKHQTVIGQILDMNGNIREGIQRTNDAFVEYYTWLLGQRKVTTSLDTVILDDGPRVPESSWGSLCKGIDDTEIKSALFSMDSNKSLGQDGLSVQFFKHN, from the exons ATGAATAAAGTGGAAGTGTTTGGACTTATGGAAACTAGAGTGAAGATTACTAATTCTGCTGCTATTATTAGGAATTTCCCTTTCTATTCAGTTATCAATAATTATTCTCACCATTACAATGGTAGAATTTGGGTGTTTTTGGATTCTAGGAAAATTACTCTACTTAATTCTAGATTTCATGACCAGCTTATTCATCTGCATATTCTGCATCATTCTTCTAACCAGACTATCTTTGTTACAATGGTATATGGTAGTAATGATGGTGGAGATAGAGACAG ggGTTTGGAGGAAAGAATTGGTCCAAATCCTCATTCTCTTACTGAAATTATGGCTTTCAACAAATGCTTATTAGATTGCTCTCTTGATGATGCTCATAGTTTTGGATTGGAACACACTTGGACTAACAAAAGGGAACCTACTGTTAGAATTTGGTCTCGGCTAGATAGAGTTCTTCTTAATTCTGACTGGCTGATTCAATTTCCTACCACTAATGTCCAGGTTCTTCCATCTGGTATTTCTGATCATTCCCCCTTATTAGTGGAGGTGAAGAATGGTTACAAAATAAGGAGACAGTTCAGTTACTTAAATTGTTGGGAGGATTATAAGGATTATAGAGATTCTGTCACTGCAGCGTGGGATCTCCCTGTCAAAGGGAATCATATTTTCAGGCTCTTTACTAAATTAAAAAATGTAAAGAGTAATCTGATCTCTTTGCACAAGAACCATTACACTGGTATTTCTCAGAAGGTCATTGTAGCTAGGAAGGAATTGGAGACTAGTCAACGAATGCTACAGGACTCTCCTTTGGAACCTATTCTACTGGAGCATGAAAAGGAGTTATTGGCAAAGTATTTAATTCTTCGAAACACTGAAAGAAGATCTCTTCTTCAACGTGCTAAGATTCAGGATATCAAGTTCAAGGATGCTTCTACAAGTTATTTTTTCTCACGAATAGCTGCCAGGAAGCATCAAACTGTGATAGGGCAAATTCTGGACATGAATGGGAATATTAGAGAAGGGATTCAGAGAACTAATGATGCTTTTGTGGAGTACTATACTTGGCTATTGGGGCAGAGGAAAGTCACTACTAGTTTGGATACTGTGATACTAGATGATGGACCCAGAGTTCCTGAATCCTCTTGGGGATCCTTGTGCAAAGGGATAGATGATACTGAGATAAAGTCTGCTCTCTTTTCTATGGATTCCAATAAGAGCCTAGGTCAGGATGGGTTGTCAGTCCAGTTCTTCAAACATAATTGA